The Arcanobacterium pinnipediorum genome includes the window CCGCATGGGTATCAAGGCGCTTGAACTCATCGGCGAAGGAAAGCCATGGGTTCCAGCAGTTCACTCTGTTGGTGCTCCACTCGAAGAAGGTCAAGAAGATACCACTTGGCCATGCAACGATGAGAAGTACATTACTCACTTCCCTGAGACCAACGAAATTTGGTCCTTCGGCTCGGGTTACGGCGGCAACGCACTACTTGGCAAGAAGTGTTTCGCACTTCGTATTGCATCGACGATGGCTCGTCGCGATGCTTGGATGGCTGAGCACATGCTTATCCTCCGCCTTACCGAAGAAAAGACTGGTCGCCAGTTCCACGTAACCGCTGGTTTCCCATCAGCATGTGGTAAGACCAACCTCGCAATGCTTCAGCCAACAATCGATGGTTACAAGGTTGAAACTGTTGGTGACGACATCGCTTGGATGCGTCCAGGCCCAGATGGTCGCCTCCGTGCAATCAACCCAGAAGCTGGCTTCTTCGGCGTTGCTCCAGGTACTTCCTACAAGACCAACCCAGTTGCTATGGATACCATGAAGGCAAACACCATCTTCACAAACGTCGCACTTACCGACGATGGAGATGTTTGGTGGGAAGGTATCGACGGCGAAACCCCATCACACCTTATTGATTGGCACGGCAACGATTGGACTCCAGAGTCCGGCGAGCTTGCTGCCCATCCAAACTCCCGCTTCACCACCCCAGCAGCGCAGTGCCCAATCATCTGCCCTGACTGGGAAGCACCAGAAGGTGTTCCAGTGGATGCGATCTTGTTCGGTGGACGTCGTGCAAACAACGTCCCACTCGTTGCCGAGCAGTACACCCCAGCACAAGGCGTCTTCATTGGCGCAAATGTGTCCTCTGAGGTTACCGCAGCAGCCCTCGACGTCAAGGCTGGCGCACTACGCCATGATCCATTCGCTATGCTCCCATTCTGTGGCTACAACATGGCTGACTACTGGGGTCACTGGCTCGACATGCAAGAAGAACTCGGCGATAAGTTCCCGAAGGTATACCAGGTCAACTGGTTCCGCAAGGATGCCGATGGTCGCTTCCTCTGGCCAGGATTCGGCGATAACTCCCGCGTTCTGGACTGGATCGTTCGCCGCGTAGCTGGTGAAGTCGAAGCAACTGAAGGTATGACTGGTCTCTACCCCAAGCGCGAAGACTTCAACCTTGAAGGCACCGACGTTACCGAAGCTGACTGGAACGCAATGTACACCCTCGATCCAATTTCGTGGGAAGCTGAAGCAAAGGATTCTGAAGAATACTTCGCACAGTTCGGCGATAAGGTTCCGGCAGCGCTTTTGGAAGAGCTCGCAGCTCTTCGCTCGCGCATCGAAGAAGCTAAGGCAGCTCTCTGAGTTTAGTTAGCTAGCTTGAGATGTGTGGCCTGAGGTTTTCCTCAGGCCACACATCTATATCTCTGGGTGCAGGAAATATCTAGCTGCAGGAAATCATCGGGTGGCCCAAAAATCTCTGGGTGCAGGAAATTGCCGGATGCAGCAAATCTCTATGCGCACCAAAATTTTACGCAGTGAAGTTGTTAGAGGTGGAATACTCCGCCAGAAGCTATAGCCAAAGAATACGATGTTTGATTCGTTAGCACGACCCGATGTTTGCAATATGAGCAGGAATAATTCTGCCTAGCAAGTTCCACAGATCTGCCGGTAGTATTATCTCAACCGTTCAATCCAATGGAGGAGGGACAGTGTCAGGTTTTGCAGGAGGCATCTCTATCCCCGGCTGGTCGCGTATTTACGCAGGGAAAGTCCGGGATATGTACATTCCCATCGATCAGCAATGGCATGATGGTCATGACACCATGCTTATTGTCGCATCAGATCGCATATCGGTACAAGACCGCGTTATTCCCTCCATTATCCCCGGCAAAGGTCAATTACAAACCGCGCTAACTATGTGGTGGTTTAATCAACTAGATGATATTGTTCCCAATCATTTGTCCACCATGAAAGTTCCCGATGAAGTACGTGGGCGCGCAATGATTGTCCAACGCTTGCGGATGTACCCTGTCGAATGTTCGGTAGTTGGGTATATGACGGCTGCGCTCTACGACGAATATCAACGCACTGGTTCAATTAATGGCGTCGAACTACCGCAAGGGTTACGTGAAGGTGACAAGCTACCGTCGCCACTATTTTTACCGGCACGAAAAGGGGCAGTCCAAGCAAACGACATAGATATCAGCTTCGAAGATTTTGCGTATATTGTTGGGCTGGAATTAGCTCGTGCTATGCGATCAATCTCGATCGATATATATCTACGTGGCCACGAGATGTGTGCTCGTAGCGGTATTGTTTTAGCCGATTGCAAATTGGAATTTGGTAGTTCAGCAGATGCGGGTGATGAGGAAATCGTTTTAGCTGACGAAGTTCTTACCCCAGATTCTGCGACGATGTGGTTAGCACAAGACTACGCTCCAGGAAAACCCCAGATTGTCATGGGGAAGCAGTTTATTGGACATTGGCTCCGTAAATGTGGCTGGGATCGAGATGCAGGTACACCGCCTCCACCACTGCCACGCCATCTAGTTACGACTGTTAAGAAACGCTACGAGACAGTGTATTCGATGTTGACTGGAGAAAAATAGGTAGGCTCGAGTGGTATATGTCATGTACACACTCTGAGACGATTCCGATAGTTGGCTCGCTAGTCTTTTCTCACTTAGTCACTCAGATTATTCTGTGACTAGAAGGAAAATAAAGGAGAAAATCTATGGACAAGTATATTGAAGACGTCTATAACGAGTCGCTACGACGCAATCCGATACAGCCTGAGTTTCAGCAGGCGGTGCGTGAAGTTCTTGAATCTGTTGAACCGTTGCTTGCGGCCAGAAAAGACTATCGCGATGCAGCGATTCTAGCCCGGATAATTGAGCCGGAGCGTCAGATCATGTTCCGGGTCGCGTGGGAAGATGATCAAAACAACGTCCATGTCAACCGTGGATATCGGATCCAATTTAATTCTGCGCTTGGCCAATACAAGGGAGGTTTGCGCTTCCATCAGTCGGTGACGCTCTCGGTTGTCAAGTTCCTTGGTTTTGAACAGATTTTTAAGAATGCGTTGACTGGGCAAGGCATTGGCGGCGGTAAAGGCGGATCGGACTTTGATCCTCATGGCAAGTCCGATAACGAGGTTATGCGATTCTGCCAGGCCTTCATGACTGAACTATCGCGCCATATCGGAGCTGATGTGGACGTCCCAGCAGGCGACATTGGTGTTGGTGCGCGCGAGATAGGATACTTGTTCGGTCAATACAAGCGTCTAGCTAATCGAAATGAAGCTGGTGTTCTCACCGGCAAAGGACTCAACTGGGGTGGCTCCCTAGTTCGTACCCAAGCCACTGGCTATGGTCTTGTTACCTTCGCCCAGGCGATGCTGGGTGAAAAAGGTGAGGACATGGACGGTAAAAAGGTTATCGTTTCAGGCTCAGGAAACGTAGCAACCTACGCCATCGAGAAAGCCCACGCGCTTGGTGCCCAGGCGATATCGATTTCAGATTCTTCGGGTGCAGTTTACGATCCTGATGGCATCGACGTCGAACTGCTCAAGCAAGTCAAGGAAGTTGAACGTGGACGCGTATCAGATTACGCTGCGCGTCGTCCTAACGCGCAATTCCGCGCAGGTGAGCACGTGTGGAGTATTGCAGGTGACATCGCGTTACCATGCGCTACACAGAACGAGATGAATGAAGCTGATGTTGCTACCTTGGTAAACAACGGCGTTAAGTTGATTGCCGAAGGCGCGAATATGCCGCTGACCCCGGATGCCATTGAGGCTGCGCAACGTTCCCATATTTTGTATGCTCCCGGAAAAGCAGCCAATGCTGGCGGCGTAGCTACTTCGGCATTGGAGATGCAGCAGAATGCTGGTATGGCTCAGTGGGCGTTTGAAAAAGTAGAAGATCGCCTCCGGGCCATTATGCTCGATATTCATCGTGAATGCCTTGAAACTGCTGACGAATACGGCAAGCCAGGCGATTATATGGTCGGCGCCAATATTGCAGGATTCCGTAAAGTAGCAGATGCGATGTTGGATCAAGGTGTTATCTGAGCCTAGATAGAGGCAGGTTTGATATAGCACATCGATGCCTAGGGATAGTAGGCATACTATCCCTAGGCATTTTTACCATAGTGAGGTTTATATTAACCTAGAACTATGAGACGACGAATAGATCCAGAGCAAGGAATTGAGTTGATTCGTTGCTATTGGATGGGTAGGGAACTGTCGAAAGCAGATCAGCAGCGCGCTATACGTTTTGCTTTAGAAGAATTTGCAGTGCGCCACCCAGGTAAATCAGTTGAGATTCGAATCCCGTGGGTGGGCGCAGTTCAAGCTATTTCCGGCCCGGTACATACGCGTGGAACCCCACCAAACATCGTCGAGATGGATGGTCAAACGTGGCTGGATCTGGTGATAGGACGCGAACCTGAGGGCCGTATTCGAGCCAGTGGCACCCGGGCTGACCTTAGTAGTTTCATGCCGTTATTTGGCCCAGCTCAGCTGCAGGAAAAACAGCGATGATAATGATCTAGCCAGGCGTAAAGCCTGGCTAGATCCACAATTACCATGCACGTCACCTGTTTGGTGGTGTCCAATCGTCTTCATCCCAATCATCTTCTGCTGGGGGTATATTGTACGAATCGTAACTCGACCAATCGCTATCGGGATTATCCGAATCGCTATCAGCAGATGAGTTGGACTTTCCTATGAGTTCTCTTTCGAGAGCTGCATAATCCGTTTCAGGGCTGAAATACTTTAGATCACGTGCGACTTTTCGCTGTTTGGCTCTTTGACGGCCGCGTCCCATAGGGATCCGACCCCCCTCAACTCGTCTTGGGGCGACGCGAAGTGGCCCCGCTATGTACATAATTGTTCTCGTTGATCTACTTTACAACGAATCGGTACCTAAACTCTAGGTGGCAGATCAAATGTGCACAGATCGTTACTGTGAAATGAGTAGTAGCGGGAGAAAATCCCCTGAAGAATACTCAGTATGTGACGTGTTCCATAACTCAACGGGTGGTTGTTTATTAATAAATCATCTCTAGGTTGTACATCATTCCTCCAAATCGCACTTTATAATTGAAATAGACAAACGCTTATTCTTGCGAGCAAAAAGATAGTCTACGAACTTCACCAGTTTCTGCGAAAGGAAACGCAAATGACCGAATTCGATACCGAACTCATGACTCCCGCTGAAGTAGCGGCACTCTTTAGAGTAGACCCAAAGACCGTAGCCCGCTGGTCTGATTCAGGTAAAATTCCATCAATCCGCACTTTAGGTGGCCACCGTCGTTTCCGACGCAGCGACATCGTGGCTATTTTGGAAAACAACACCACAGAGATTGACTGACTATACGATGTGATTTAGGGGCAACAAACAGATGTTTGTTGCCCCTAAATAATGCCTGGTTAAGGGAGGTTTGAGGATCTTAATCCGCAACCAACAGGCGTATAAGGCTTTACTTCATGATCTTGCGAACAATAAGAGCTGCGACGCCTAACGCCACTCCGGCAATGATGCCGATCGCTTTCATATCACCGGCTGCAGCATCATGAGCAAATGACTGAGCTTTTGCTTTAACCTCATCAACTTTACCCAAAGCAGCTACCTTGAGATCCTCTTTTAATACCTCGGGATCAAGCTTGGCAGCCAACTCGTTGACCGTAGCAGTTAGCTCTTCGCGCACGCGCTCGATATCCTTTTGGATTTCACTAGCAGAACGAAGATCTTCAACATCTGCAGGCGCTTCGTAATCGGTAGCCCGCTTAGCATTTGCAGCTGCACGGGCTGCTTCATTAATATTGCTCACTTCTCAAAACCTTTCTTAATGGCGTCAACGTTCTTTGTTAGACCGCTCTTGGGATCAATCTCAGTTTTTTTAGCCTTATCTAGTGAGCGCTTACCAATCAAGGCAAGTATCAAAATAATGACAAGCAGAATGCCGGCCGTAATAAGATAGCCAGCCCACTCTGGGACTATGAGTGCGAAGGCCATCGCAATGCTTGTGAAAATAAAACCCAACATGTACAGAGCAAAAATGCCTGCAACTGCCAGCAAGACACCGCCAACTCCGAGCCGCTTGACCTTTGTTTGAGCCTGGAGTGTTGTGTATTTAATTTCGTCGCGCACCAGTGCAGAGAACTGGCTGGTAATCTTAGCCACGAGCTCCCCAATGGAGCCCTGTGTACTCTTAGGCGTCGTTGCCGGATCAGCAGGTGGCTTTACTTGATCTTTGTGTTCAGTAGTCACGGACTACTCCTTTGCAGGCTTCATTTAGCCGATGGACATTTGACGATGATAATACTATTCTTTCACGAAATCTGGTCCGTGCGCGACCCCCGCGTGAAAACTGTCAAGAAAATTCATGAACGAGGATAAATTCGAGCCGAGACTGTGCGGCCGATTTTACGTACGGGGCGGAGCAATATCTCGCCCTCGGCCAACTTTGAGCGCCAGAGGAGAACCACGAAAACCAGTGTTATCAACGAGCCAACCACAATGATCGCTATGACGGATAAGAAGAAGTTATGTGCAACGTCGTCGTAACCAAACCCGAGCATCGCCAAAAAACCTAAGCCGGCTGAGATAACACCGATCACGCCGAGCTTCAAATGGCTCATCACGATCCGGCGGCCATCGATACCGCCTAACCGTCGTCGTAAAATCCACACGTGAATCACAAGATAGATCACGTTTTCGAGAGAAGAGAAAAGACAGAGCCCAATAACGGTCCACTGCGGTGGCCAAAACGCCGTCGTAACGTAGAAAATCGGAGTGATGATATGTAACGGAAGTACAGAAAAGAACGCCGTACGGGTATCTTCATACGCATAAAAGACCTTTATCAACACTGAATCGGCCGCGCCGGCAACTAAGCCCAAAGTTAGAGCGCTCAATACCCAGGCCAAAGACCACGCTTCGGCAGGAGTCGAGGTTGGAGTGACGACCTTAGCCACCGGAACCGCAAGGACGAAAATCAACGCACTGGCCAAAATGTTGAATGCACCCACGGTGCGAATCGTAACCGAGATATCAGCGCGCACCGAGGCAGAATCATCGCGTGCTGCTGCCCGAGACATCCGCGGAAATACCGCGGTAATAATCGAAATTGTCACCAACGATGTAGGTAAAGAATACAAAGCAAATGCGATGGTGTACATGAAGTTACCGGCAACCCCGGTAGTGTCCATCCCGGCGTCGATAGCGCGTTGCGTAGCGCCCGCAGCAATATTGAGCAAGATCATGATCGGTATCATGCCGGTGAGCATCAAAGCCAGCACCCAACTCCCGGCCCGTCCTACCGCTCCAAGCCCAGAATTACGCCACTGGAAATCAGGCCGATAGCGAATCCCGAGGCGACGCAACGGCCAGAACAAGATTACAGCTTGGACAGCGATTCCCAGCGTCGAAACACCACCAAGGATCATCGTTGGCGCCCCGGCCCAAGCAATCGCGGATGAGGGCGCGGTTGAATCTTCGGCGCCGAACATGGTTAGCATAAGAATCAACCCGCCGATTGCAACAATATTGTTCAAGGCAGGTGACCACATATACGGACCAAATTTTTCGTAGGCGTTGAGGATCTGGCCAAGCACAGCATACAAGCCGTAGAAGAAAATCTGCGGCAAACACCAGTATGCGAAGATAACCGTTAGCCGATACCATTCCTCTGACATCGTTGAGGCGTAAAGATTGACGATGATCGGTGCGGCCAGGGTGATAACGACCGTGAGTAGGCCCAGAGTTAGGAAAGAAAACGTGAGCAGTTTATTGATGAAAACAGCGCCTTCGGCACGTGACTTTTCAGTTGCGCGCACGATGGCAGGAACTAAGACGGCGTTGACCAATCCACCGGCGATGATGCCGTAGAGCAAATTGGGTACGTTGTTTGCGATGTCGAATGAGTTGGCCACCGGAGTTGAAACACCCACCACAGCGCCAAGCAAAATAGGGGAGCGAATCATTCCCAGAGCTCGCGAAACTAAAGTTCCTAAGAACATAATGAACGACGAACGGGCAGCTGATACGCGCGGTTGATTTTCGCTGGGTGTGGGTTGAGTTTCAGAGGGTTGTACAGTTTGGGTCTGATTGCTAGGTGTTTGCTCGACGTCGGGGTGCACGGTGGATAGGCGGACTTTGCGAGGGGCTGTTAGTGGGGCCCGGCCTTGTCCGTGCCGAGGGGTAAATCGATGTCGAGTACGAAAACGCATGCCACCAGTGTACCGATCTTTTTGAGGTGGAGTGGGGATCGGATAACGAGATATGAAAATCTCCTGCCCGTGCAGTAACGAAACCGCATGAACAGGAGAATAGGTGCGACCCTGACGGGACTTGAACCCGCGACCTCCGCCGTGACAGGGCGGCGCGCTAACCAACTGCGCTACAGGGCCTGATAAATCCACACGTATGTGGGATAGAACGATCATCACGGCTGATCGTTGGAGATCAACAAGCGCGATAAGAATGCTCTTCCAAAAGTGTAGGGGAGAAAATGCCACAAACGCCAACTCGGTTATCATCTGTGCCTATAATCACGGAGGTGGTTGTGGTTGTGGTGTTGTTCAGACGGTAAATATAGTCCGTTTCATCCCATCTATTCACCTTTGTCTACTGGTTGACACTCTTACTAAACCCATCGCAACTGTTATCCAGTCTGTTTCCAGCCGTGATAAGACAAGAAGTTGTGCCGAAACCGGGGTATATGGGGCGATGTCCTCATATACGGGGGCATCGCCCCATATACCCCGGTTTTGTAACAGGCAAACCTCATCACCGTCCTTGAAAACCCGACATTTCAGAATAAAACCGGGTTTGGTTGGCTGGCGTGGGCGTGGTGGCAGAAGAAACAATGTCTATGGGGTGGTAGCTCGGATAACCTGCTGTTTGGATGAGACGACCAGAGGTGAAAAGGGAAGAGAAGAGAAAGGAGGCATAGCAAGTAAGTTGCGTTCGACCCAAAGTAGGTTGTGTTCCACTCAAAGGGGAGTCCGCCCACGGAACAGAAATGAGGATCTAGATTAAACGCCAAAAACCCAGAGTCTGGGTAGACGAACAGGGCTTACACCGGAAACGCTGCCGGCCGCCACTTGTCTTACCGTGTTTGATCATGACATTGCCACACATTTTGCATCGAGGATATTTCATTCCTCAATCCAAACCGAATTCAACACCAACTTTCGGGCAACACACCAAGTAAAAACCAGATTTCCAGCAACACATTTTGTCCAACCACTTAGTTGACCCCAACAAACTAAAACACGCACTTTCACGCGCTACAGCAACGAAAACCAAACACAACAACAACACTCAATGTCCTATAGCCCAAGAAAACACGGTCTGGCTTGAGAGCTGGAGAGTAGTCTGAAAGAAAACGGGCTAGCGGACAATTGTTATTGATGGTTTTGCTGTTTTTCGTTGCTAGGGTGGGGTTTTCTGGAAAGAAACTCGTTTCGACTCGAGTTTTTGGTTGGACAATAGTTATTGATTTTGTTGCCAGTTATCCGCGTGATAGCAGGGAAAAATTGTGGTGAAAGTCGGTTGCATACTAGTGGGTATGAGATCGAACAAGAAACACTGCCCTACTTGTGGTGAAGGCATGGTCAAAAACGGTAAAGACAAATGCGGCCACCAACGCTGGATCTGCTGCTCATGCAAGGTAACCTCGCGTTGGCATAACGACGTCACTTCGCGGGATTTGCGCGCGTTCTTAGACGTTCTGACTGGGAAAACCACGCAGCGAGAACTTCCTGGACAGGGCCGGACCTTCCGACGCAGGAGCGCTGTGTTGTGGGAGATCTGGCCGATATGCGAACCCGATGGGCAAGACCACCGCGTGATCCATGTTGATGGTATCCATTTAGGCCGCGATGCTGTCATTCTGATCGCCTGCAGCCCCGAATATGTGATTGCCTGGCATGTGGCCAGACGTGAATCGACCCAAGCCTGGCTGGACCTGCTCGCGAAAATCCCACCACCCGGTATGGTCGTGGCTGACGGGGGCACAGGTTTCACAACAGCTCGGGCACGATTGTGGCCCTCCACGCGTGTCCAACGCTGCACGTTCCACGCCTATCAACAGGTCAAACGCTACACGACCACACGCTCACGAACTGAATGTGGCAGACAGCTCTACCGGATCGGTGTTGATCTATTGCATGTGAAAACTCCCGCACACGCGCACGCATGGATCGATAGCTTCTATGCTTGGCGTCACCGTTGGGCTGGGTTCCTGGCCGAGAAAACCCGTAACGAGAAAGGAAAACTAGTCGATAAACACGAGCGGCTCGTCAAGGCTGGCAATAGTCTGTCTAGGCTGGTCGATAGTGGCCATTTGTTCACGTTTCTCAATCCCGATCTTTACGATGACGGAGAAATAATCGGTTCTCTACCAGCGATGAATAACCAGATCGAGGGAGGTATCAACTCGCCTTTACGTGAACTGCTGCGCCGTCATCGGGGTATGAGTATCGATCACCGGATCCGTGCAGTGTCATGGTGGTGCTACCTACACACCGAGAACCCTGCCAACCCAGCCGAAATCCTGCGTATCATGCCCACCAACACGGACATCATGCGCGCTTACCAGCAAGCCGCAGCCCGACACCGAGCCGACCACAACAACCATCGCTGGGGCAACGGCCTTGACTGGAACGAACTCCACACCCACACACCCTACCGCAACGACTACTAACCCAAAATCAATAACTTTTGTCCTATAACCCAAGAAAACACGGTCTGGCTTATAAGGCTCTTCGCGTTTTAGCGGGGTGTGGAGATGCAGAAGTGGTGAAGGTAGTTCATGCTTAGAGTGTGAATCAAAAACTTGAACGTACCTTCACCGCTTATGATCCTACCGTAATTCTTGCTCGGCTTGTGAGTTTGAAAGATATTCGCGTCTTGGCGTATCACCGTCATGGCTCTCAACAGGAAATCGAAATTGAACAAGTCCTTAAGAGACCAACATGCCCACGTTGTGAAAGTCTTGCACGCGTTAAAGAAAGGCCAAGAGTACGGTATATAGATTTACCTGTCTATGGTCGGTCTATGAGCTTGTTATGGCGTAAGCACCGCTGGTATTGTCCAAACGTTGCATGTGATGTTGGTTCATGGACAAGTCAAGATAAACGTATTGCTGCTCAACGTTGCCAGATGACTACCAGGGCAGCTAAATGGGCGACCCAGCAAGTAGGCATGGGACGAACAATTAGCGAAGTCGCAGCTGAACTTGGTTGTTCTTGGCACACAGTCAATGATGCAGTAACTATGTATGGTCAAGTGTTACTACAAGCAGACCGTAAGCGTTTAAACAAGACTCACGCAATCGGGCTTGATGAAACAAGTTTCGTTCGCATACAAGGACACCGCACAAGTTATGTCACTACGGTATGTGACGTCGAGCATCATCAAATCATTGATATTATCCCAAGCTGTAACTACATAGACGTAGCCCGCTATTTAAAAGACCAGCCCAACGCTTGGAAAGCACGAATCCGCTATGCCACTTTAGACATGAGCCCAACATACCGTGCTGTGTATAACGTGGTATTACCCCAGGCAACTCAAATAGCTGATCATTTCCATGTGATTACGTTAGCCAATCGTGTGTTAGATACTGTACGTAGACGCGTACAAAATCAGACCTTGGGACACCGTGGGCATAAAAAAGATCCTTTATACAAGATTCGGCGTTTACTGACATATGGTAGTGAAAAACTACTGCCAGCAATGGTCCAGCGTCTAGAAAGCATGCTTGTGTTAGGAGATCCTCACGCTGAAGTAGCGATTGCGTATCGGATAAAAGAACGCTTACGAGAGTTTTATCAGCAAACAGATCTTGGTGTTGCGACCACCATGCTTGCAGAATTGATACAAACATGCCTGGATGTGGCTATGCCCCCAGAAATTCAGCAGCTAGGACGCACGCTACAACGATGGCAGCTTCAAATCTTGGCGTATCATCAAACGCATCTTTCTAATTCCATCACCGAGGCGTTAAACAATCTCATCAAACGTATTAAACGTATCGGATTTGGGTTCACGAATTTCAACAACTATCGCATTCGTGCATTACTGTATGCCGGTAAACCTAACTGGAGACTGCTGCATAATATCTTCGTGTAACCT containing:
- a CDS encoding DUF3618 domain-containing protein — translated: MSNINEAARAAANAKRATDYEAPADVEDLRSASEIQKDIERVREELTATVNELAAKLDPEVLKEDLKVAALGKVDEVKAKAQSFAHDAAAGDMKAIGIIAGVALGVAALIVRKIMK
- a CDS encoding phosphoenolpyruvate carboxykinase (GTP), which gives rise to MTDMYTVEAVREGAPSVAPADLIEWVTEVANLTEPKNIEWVDGSEEEWDRLTSLMVESGMFTRLNPEKRPNSFLARSLPSDVARVESRTYICSEKEEDAGPTNNWADPKEMKEILIGEKGVFRGAMHGRTMYVIPFSMGPLGGPISQLGIELTDSPYVVVNMRIMTRMGIKALELIGEGKPWVPAVHSVGAPLEEGQEDTTWPCNDEKYITHFPETNEIWSFGSGYGGNALLGKKCFALRIASTMARRDAWMAEHMLILRLTEEKTGRQFHVTAGFPSACGKTNLAMLQPTIDGYKVETVGDDIAWMRPGPDGRLRAINPEAGFFGVAPGTSYKTNPVAMDTMKANTIFTNVALTDDGDVWWEGIDGETPSHLIDWHGNDWTPESGELAAHPNSRFTTPAAQCPIICPDWEAPEGVPVDAILFGGRRANNVPLVAEQYTPAQGVFIGANVSSEVTAAALDVKAGALRHDPFAMLPFCGYNMADYWGHWLDMQEELGDKFPKVYQVNWFRKDADGRFLWPGFGDNSRVLDWIVRRVAGEVEATEGMTGLYPKREDFNLEGTDVTEADWNAMYTLDPISWEAEAKDSEEYFAQFGDKVPAALLEELAALRSRIEEAKAAL
- a CDS encoding IS1249 family transposase — encoded protein: MVKNGKDKCGHQRWICCSCKVTSRWHNDVTSRDLRAFLDVLTGKTTQRELPGQGRTFRRRSAVLWEIWPICEPDGQDHRVIHVDGIHLGRDAVILIACSPEYVIAWHVARRESTQAWLDLLAKIPPPGMVVADGGTGFTTARARLWPSTRVQRCTFHAYQQVKRYTTTRSRTECGRQLYRIGVDLLHVKTPAHAHAWIDSFYAWRHRWAGFLAEKTRNEKGKLVDKHERLVKAGNSLSRLVDSGHLFTFLNPDLYDDGEIIGSLPAMNNQIEGGINSPLRELLRRHRGMSIDHRIRAVSWWCYLHTENPANPAEILRIMPTNTDIMRAYQQAAARHRADHNNHRWGNGLDWNELHTHTPYRNDY
- a CDS encoding sterol carrier family protein gives rise to the protein MRRRIDPEQGIELIRCYWMGRELSKADQQRAIRFALEEFAVRHPGKSVEIRIPWVGAVQAISGPVHTRGTPPNIVEMDGQTWLDLVIGREPEGRIRASGTRADLSSFMPLFGPAQLQEKQR
- a CDS encoding phage holin family protein, which gives rise to MTTEHKDQVKPPADPATTPKSTQGSIGELVAKITSQFSALVRDEIKYTTLQAQTKVKRLGVGGVLLAVAGIFALYMLGFIFTSIAMAFALIVPEWAGYLITAGILLVIILILALIGKRSLDKAKKTEIDPKSGLTKNVDAIKKGFEK
- a CDS encoding IS1/IS1595 family N-terminal zinc-binding domain-containing protein — protein: MKYPRCKMCGNVMIKHGKTSGGRQRFRCKPCSSTQTLGFWRLI
- a CDS encoding phosphoribosylaminoimidazolesuccinocarboxamide synthase, which gives rise to MSGFAGGISIPGWSRIYAGKVRDMYIPIDQQWHDGHDTMLIVASDRISVQDRVIPSIIPGKGQLQTALTMWWFNQLDDIVPNHLSTMKVPDEVRGRAMIVQRLRMYPVECSVVGYMTAALYDEYQRTGSINGVELPQGLREGDKLPSPLFLPARKGAVQANDIDISFEDFAYIVGLELARAMRSISIDIYLRGHEMCARSGIVLADCKLEFGSSADAGDEEIVLADEVLTPDSATMWLAQDYAPGKPQIVMGKQFIGHWLRKCGWDRDAGTPPPPLPRHLVTTVKKRYETVYSMLTGEK
- the gdhA gene encoding NADP-specific glutamate dehydrogenase, with protein sequence MDKYIEDVYNESLRRNPIQPEFQQAVREVLESVEPLLAARKDYRDAAILARIIEPERQIMFRVAWEDDQNNVHVNRGYRIQFNSALGQYKGGLRFHQSVTLSVVKFLGFEQIFKNALTGQGIGGGKGGSDFDPHGKSDNEVMRFCQAFMTELSRHIGADVDVPAGDIGVGAREIGYLFGQYKRLANRNEAGVLTGKGLNWGGSLVRTQATGYGLVTFAQAMLGEKGEDMDGKKVIVSGSGNVATYAIEKAHALGAQAISISDSSGAVYDPDGIDVELLKQVKEVERGRVSDYAARRPNAQFRAGEHVWSIAGDIALPCATQNEMNEADVATLVNNGVKLIAEGANMPLTPDAIEAAQRSHILYAPGKAANAGGVATSALEMQQNAGMAQWAFEKVEDRLRAIMLDIHRECLETADEYGKPGDYMVGANIAGFRKVADAMLDQGVI
- a CDS encoding BldC family transcriptional regulator, which translates into the protein MTEFDTELMTPAEVAALFRVDPKTVARWSDSGKIPSIRTLGGHRRFRRSDIVAILENNTTEID
- the murJ gene encoding murein biosynthesis integral membrane protein MurJ codes for the protein MRFRTRHRFTPRHGQGRAPLTAPRKVRLSTVHPDVEQTPSNQTQTVQPSETQPTPSENQPRVSAARSSFIMFLGTLVSRALGMIRSPILLGAVVGVSTPVANSFDIANNVPNLLYGIIAGGLVNAVLVPAIVRATEKSRAEGAVFINKLLTFSFLTLGLLTVVITLAAPIIVNLYASTMSEEWYRLTVIFAYWCLPQIFFYGLYAVLGQILNAYEKFGPYMWSPALNNIVAIGGLILMLTMFGAEDSTAPSSAIAWAGAPTMILGGVSTLGIAVQAVILFWPLRRLGIRYRPDFQWRNSGLGAVGRAGSWVLALMLTGMIPIMILLNIAAGATQRAIDAGMDTTGVAGNFMYTIAFALYSLPTSLVTISIITAVFPRMSRAAARDDSASVRADISVTIRTVGAFNILASALIFVLAVPVAKVVTPTSTPAEAWSLAWVLSALTLGLVAGAADSVLIKVFYAYEDTRTAFFSVLPLHIITPIFYVTTAFWPPQWTVIGLCLFSSLENVIYLVIHVWILRRRLGGIDGRRIVMSHLKLGVIGVISAGLGFLAMLGFGYDDVAHNFFLSVIAIIVVGSLITLVFVVLLWRSKLAEGEILLRPVRKIGRTVSARIYPRS
- a CDS encoding DUF3073 domain-containing protein, yielding MGRGRQRAKQRKVARDLKYFSPETDYAALERELIGKSNSSADSDSDNPDSDWSSYDSYNIPPAEDDWDEDDWTPPNR